In Ochrobactrum sp. Marseille-Q0166, a single genomic region encodes these proteins:
- a CDS encoding alpha/beta hydrolase: MSVAEPDFIDVDGAKIAVRNRAGQVSPGIVWLGGYRSDMLGTKAVVLDEWAEKTERSALRLDYSGHGESGGDFNQGTISRWLNESLAVYEKYAHGPQILVGSSMGGWIALRMAQELKKTGKSPAGIVLIAPAPDFTAELVEPSLTDKQKKDLIEKGYFEEPSEYSPNPYIYTRALIEDGRNNLVLKGIIEAGCPVHILQGMLDEAVPYQHALKLVEHLPVDDVTLTLVRDGDHRLSRPQDLQLLIRTVSALAERISFGE, encoded by the coding sequence ATGAGCGTAGCTGAACCAGATTTTATCGATGTCGATGGTGCAAAAATTGCAGTCCGCAATCGTGCGGGGCAAGTTTCGCCTGGCATTGTCTGGCTTGGTGGCTATCGTTCCGACATGCTTGGCACCAAGGCCGTTGTTCTTGATGAATGGGCAGAGAAGACCGAGCGCTCCGCGCTGCGTCTTGATTATTCAGGGCATGGTGAGTCGGGTGGCGACTTCAATCAGGGTACGATCTCGCGCTGGCTGAATGAAAGCCTCGCCGTTTATGAGAAATATGCGCATGGTCCGCAGATCCTTGTCGGATCATCAATGGGCGGATGGATTGCGCTGCGCATGGCGCAGGAACTGAAGAAAACAGGCAAGTCTCCTGCCGGAATTGTTCTGATTGCCCCGGCCCCGGACTTTACTGCCGAGCTTGTCGAACCATCGCTGACCGACAAACAGAAAAAAGATCTGATCGAAAAAGGCTATTTTGAAGAGCCCTCAGAATATTCGCCAAATCCTTACATCTATACCCGCGCATTGATTGAAGACGGTCGTAACAACCTTGTGCTTAAGGGCATTATTGAGGCCGGCTGTCCGGTGCATATTCTGCAAGGGATGCTGGATGAGGCCGTGCCTTACCAACATGCGCTCAAGCTCGTTGAGCATCTGCCGGTTGATGATGTGACGCTGACGCTGGTTCGTGATGGCGACCATCGTCTTTCGCGACCACAGGACCTCCAACTGCTGATCCGCACGGTCTCGGCACTCGCCGAACGCATATCTTTCGGAGAATAA
- a CDS encoding benzoate/H(+) symporter BenE family transporter produces the protein MRFSVFASSAVAAIVGFGSTLALIVAAASVLGATQAETASWVTAVCLAIAGSSAWLSVRYKMPIIAAWSTPGLALIGASVGFTIPEAVGAFIVTAVALILTGLVRQLSMLVSRIPASVASGMLAGVLLSFVIAAAKSVSLDPSFVLPLVALFFIIRLFNPSLAVIAVLVLGMAYALISGRISQLPAPEISTLTLIWPEFHIGALIGIALPLYLVTMASQNLPGFAVLRASGYEPPTSAALRVTGLFSLLTAPFGAGTSNLAAISAALCTNPDAHPDPTKRWMTGPVYAAFYVVFALFGASLVAIFAVLPATLIALVAGLALSGPFINAMTLALKVEEERLAAIVTFAVTASGIAFFGVGSAFWALLAGLGVATLEHLRKKFPR, from the coding sequence ATGCGCTTTTCGGTTTTTGCGTCTTCGGCGGTTGCAGCGATTGTCGGCTTTGGCAGCACGCTGGCGCTCATTGTAGCGGCAGCCAGTGTTCTGGGCGCAACGCAGGCCGAAACAGCGAGCTGGGTGACAGCAGTCTGTCTGGCGATTGCCGGCTCATCCGCATGGTTGAGTGTACGCTACAAAATGCCGATCATCGCGGCATGGTCCACGCCGGGATTGGCGCTGATCGGCGCAAGTGTCGGCTTTACCATTCCGGAAGCCGTGGGCGCATTCATCGTAACCGCTGTTGCGCTGATCCTCACCGGATTGGTCCGCCAGCTTTCAATGCTTGTTTCGCGTATTCCCGCATCCGTTGCTTCGGGAATGCTGGCTGGCGTATTGCTCAGCTTCGTCATTGCAGCTGCGAAATCCGTCTCGCTTGATCCAAGTTTCGTTTTGCCGCTGGTAGCGCTTTTCTTCATCATCCGCCTGTTCAATCCGTCACTCGCCGTCATCGCCGTGCTTGTACTCGGCATGGCTTATGCGCTGATATCCGGACGCATTTCTCAATTGCCTGCGCCAGAAATCTCGACGCTCACGTTGATCTGGCCAGAGTTTCACATCGGCGCACTGATCGGCATCGCGCTTCCGCTTTATCTTGTGACGATGGCTTCACAGAACCTGCCAGGCTTTGCCGTATTACGCGCATCCGGCTATGAGCCACCGACCAGCGCCGCTCTAAGGGTAACAGGGCTTTTCTCTCTGCTCACCGCCCCTTTTGGTGCGGGCACCAGCAATCTTGCAGCCATTTCAGCCGCGCTTTGCACCAATCCGGATGCACATCCCGATCCGACCAAGCGTTGGATGACTGGGCCTGTTTACGCGGCGTTCTATGTGGTCTTTGCCTTATTCGGCGCGTCGCTGGTGGCAATCTTTGCCGTGCTGCCTGCAACGCTGATTGCACTGGTGGCAGGTCTTGCTCTGAGCGGCCCGTTCATCAATGCCATGACATTGGCGCTGAAGGTCGAAGAAGAACGTCTCGCCGCAATCGTCACCTTCGCTGTCACCGCTTCCGGCATTGCCTTTTTCGGTGTCGGTTCAGCCTTCTGGGCATTGCTGGCCGGTCTTGGTGTGGCAACGCTTGAACATTTACGGAAAAAATTTCCGAGATAA